In the genome of Paenibacillus sp. GP183, the window ATCAACCTTGACAAACGCGCTCGTCTTTTAGGACGGCTTAGCCGTTTATCCTTGCGTTTACGGAACAGTTTCCCATTTTATCCAAATAAGGAACGGGTGCTGACAAATTACTCCTCGTGTGGTTAAGTAGTAGTATAGAAGAAAGATTCATAGAGGAGATACCATTTATGAAATTCATACATACAGCCGACTGGCATTTGGGCAAGCTTGTGCAAGGTGTTTATATGACACAGGATCAACGGTACGTATTGGAGCAGCTGCTTGAGGCTATTCAAGAGGAACGGCCGGATGCGGTAATTATCGCGGGAGATCTCTACGATCGCGCTGTGCCGCCTACGGATGCAGTGGATTTGCTGGACGATCTTTTGGAACGAATCGTGATCAATTGCAAGGTTCCCGTACTCGCCATTTCGGGAAATCATGATAGTCCGGATAGGCTTGATTTTGCTACGAAAATGATGGAAGGTCAAGGTCTTTTTCTTTCCGGCCAGCTCAAAAGAGAGCTAAAACCCGTCATCCTTAGCGACAGTCACGGCGAAGTTCATTTTCATCTCCTGCCTTATGCAGATCCTGCGCAGGTGCGATTTATACTGGGAGATGAGGAAATCCGCTCACATGATGATGCGATGAAAGCTCTGATTGTAAGAATCATTGAGCAAATGGACCCTGCCGCGCGCCATGTTTGCATCTCTCATGCTTTTGTAACGCCTCACGGGGAGAAAGAGGACAATACCAGCGACTCCGAGCGTCCGCTTGCCATGGGTGGTGCCGAGCATGTGCACGCGTCCTATTTTACCCCTTTTCACTATACTGCACTTGGACACTTGCATCAGGCTCACTTGGTTCTTCAAGAGAACATCCGTTACTCAGGCTCCCCGCTTAAGTATTCCATTTCCGAGCAGTATCATGAAAAAGGTTATTTAGTGGTAGAAATGGACGGAGCAGGACAGGTGTCAGTGGTCAAAAAGCGGCTGATGCCTCTGCGAGACATGCGCAGGATAGAAGCAACTATAGATCAAATTGAAACTCATGCCATCAATGAAGATTATGTGTTTGTGACGTTGCTGGATGAAAATCCGGTATTATTCCCAATGGAAAAGGTGCGCTCCGTTTATCCGAATGCTATGCATGTAGAACGAAAGGTGAAATGGTCCGGAGGCATGGACTTTGTGGAACAAGGCACCGAGCGGTCCAAAAAGGATCAAGTCTCGCTCTTCGCCTCCTTTTATGAGGAAGTGAAAGGGAATCCTATAAGCGAGTATAAGCGGCGACTGTTCCAAGAGGTATTTGAAGAAGTCGTGCGGACGGAGGGGGAAGCCGAATGAAACCGCTGAAGCTGACCATGACGGCTTTTGGACCTTATAAGCATCGGGAAGTGATTGATTTTACCGCGCTCGGGGATCGCAGGCTGTTTGTTATTTCCGGGAGTACAGGTGCAGGGAAAACTACGATTTTTGATGCGATTTGTTTCGCTATTTATGGATCTGCAAGCGGAGAAGACCGCTACGATGCCCGTATGCTGCGCAGTCATTTTGCCGATGAGGATACGCATACCTCGGTAGAGCTGGAATTTTCTGTGGGCCGCAAGGTATATCGTGTGCTGCGTCAAATGGCTCACCGCAAGGGCTCCAATAAAAATGAGACCGGCGACAAGATAGAATTATATGAAATTATAAACGGACAAGACGTCCCCGTCACGGATCGAAATAAGGTTAAGGAAGTTAATGAAAAATTGGAGCGCATCATCGGTCTGACAAACGATCAATTCAGCCAAATTGTCATGCTGCCGCAAGGCGAGTTTCGAAAGCTTCTGACCTCGGAGACAGAGAATAAAGAGGAGATTTTACGGCGGATTTTCCGCACGCAGCTGTATCAACAGGTGGAGGGCCGCTTTCAACAGCGGACCAAGGAATTGAAAGCAGCCCTGCAAGGCGCGCAGACGGAGC includes:
- a CDS encoding exonuclease SbcCD subunit D, which gives rise to MKFIHTADWHLGKLVQGVYMTQDQRYVLEQLLEAIQEERPDAVIIAGDLYDRAVPPTDAVDLLDDLLERIVINCKVPVLAISGNHDSPDRLDFATKMMEGQGLFLSGQLKRELKPVILSDSHGEVHFHLLPYADPAQVRFILGDEEIRSHDDAMKALIVRIIEQMDPAARHVCISHAFVTPHGEKEDNTSDSERPLAMGGAEHVHASYFTPFHYTALGHLHQAHLVLQENIRYSGSPLKYSISEQYHEKGYLVVEMDGAGQVSVVKKRLMPLRDMRRIEATIDQIETHAINEDYVFVTLLDENPVLFPMEKVRSVYPNAMHVERKVKWSGGMDFVEQGTERSKKDQVSLFASFYEEVKGNPISEYKRRLFQEVFEEVVRTEGEAE